In Flavobacteriales bacterium, a genomic segment contains:
- the gldM gene encoding gliding motility protein GldM: MAEKKLSPRQKMIGMMYLVLTCLLALNVAKEVLDAFMLVDHSLTRTTDNFMIKNESVYAALDQQAARLERAKPFREKAYQVKKQADEIYNYIGSLKESIVAKADGPGYSMNNIQSKDNLDVPSEIMIFEKKGAELKEKLGDYRSFLSSLVAPQNEALLKALDNNLSTPDPEPHPDKGSQSWEQHHFEDLPLVAVITMLSKIQNDVRNAEFDVINDLKSNVDGETIPFNKVAGTVIAPTNYVLRGDSFRADVFLAAFDTTQAPVIFVGEYDTISPGEYKLKPGYDSIPVKAGMGRYMVPAITEGLHQWGGLIQLQTREGKRRFPFQSSYQVAVPSAVVSAEKMNVLYVDLENPVSISVPGIPADRIHPRISTGTLLRVGEGKYHAKVGGGTQAVITVMAEVGNGELKNMGSMNFRIKTIPSPIAMVDDINTGKIKKNRLMAYPGVVAKMDGFVYEGVRWDVTDYTMYILGRDVPPIEVHGGYKFSGLMKQAFRQLNRGDKILIEGIKAVGPGGKRRQLSSVTLEITL, translated from the coding sequence ATGGCTGAGAAGAAATTATCCCCGAGACAAAAGATGATCGGCATGATGTACCTCGTGCTGACTTGTCTGCTCGCACTGAACGTGGCGAAGGAAGTGTTGGATGCCTTTATGCTTGTTGACCATAGTCTGACAAGGACCACCGACAATTTTATGATCAAGAATGAGTCGGTTTATGCTGCACTGGATCAGCAGGCGGCGCGGTTGGAAAGGGCAAAACCATTTCGTGAAAAGGCATACCAGGTGAAGAAACAGGCCGATGAGATCTACAACTACATCGGGTCACTCAAGGAAAGTATTGTTGCAAAGGCAGACGGCCCCGGATATTCAATGAACAATATCCAGTCAAAGGATAACCTGGATGTACCTTCTGAGATCATGATCTTTGAGAAGAAAGGTGCTGAGCTAAAAGAAAAACTGGGCGACTACCGGAGTTTCCTGTCTTCCCTTGTAGCCCCGCAAAACGAAGCATTGCTGAAAGCGCTGGACAACAACCTTTCTACACCGGACCCCGAGCCACATCCCGACAAAGGCAGTCAATCCTGGGAGCAACATCATTTCGAAGATCTCCCGCTGGTGGCGGTGATCACTATGCTGTCAAAAATCCAGAATGATGTACGCAACGCCGAGTTTGATGTGATCAATGACCTGAAGTCCAATGTGGATGGGGAAACCATTCCTTTCAATAAAGTTGCCGGAACGGTGATCGCCCCTACCAATTATGTGTTGCGTGGTGATTCATTCCGGGCCGACGTTTTTCTGGCAGCCTTTGACACCACCCAGGCACCTGTCATATTCGTAGGTGAGTATGATACGATCTCGCCGGGTGAATATAAGCTCAAACCCGGTTACGATTCTATTCCGGTAAAGGCCGGCATGGGCAGATACATGGTTCCCGCGATAACAGAGGGCTTGCATCAATGGGGTGGACTTATTCAATTACAGACGCGTGAAGGTAAACGTCGCTTTCCATTTCAAAGCAGTTATCAGGTGGCGGTGCCAAGTGCCGTGGTGTCTGCGGAAAAGATGAATGTATTGTATGTGGACCTGGAGAATCCGGTATCTATCTCTGTTCCCGGAATTCCTGCGGATCGCATTCATCCGCGAATTTCTACAGGAACATTGCTGAGGGTTGGTGAAGGCAAGTATCATGCGAAAGTGGGGGGAGGGACCCAGGCAGTTATTACCGTCATGGCGGAAGTGGGCAACGGAGAATTGAAGAATATGGGAAGTATGAATTTTCGCATCAAGACGATCCCAAGCCCGATAGCAATGGTAGATGATATCAACACAGGAAAGATTAAAAAGAATCGGTTGATGGCTTATCCGGGCGTTGTTGCGAAGATGGATGGGTTTGTATATGAAGGTGTGAGATGGGATGTGACAGATTACACCATGTATATTCTGGGCAGAGATGTGCCGCCTATTGAGGTGCATGGTGGCTATAAGTTCTCAGGACTTATGAAACAGGCATTCCGGCAATTGAACAGAGGCGACAAGATCCTGATAGAAGGAATTAAAGCGGTTGGGCCGGGAGGTAAAAGAAGGCAGCTGTCTTCCGTTACGCTTGAGATTACCCTGTAA